The Streptomyces sp. NBC_01298 genome contains the following window.
GCCATTTCGTCCACGGACTGCCGTGCACGCGTGGCCAAGGGGGATCCTGTCTGGTACCTCGTGCCCGACGGCGTGGTCCGTTACATCGACAAGCGTGAGCTGTACCGGGGAGCCTGAGCTTCCGGAGAGAGGGGCCCCGCGGTGAACGACCGACACGAGCCGTACGACCCGTATGCCGGCCAGGAGCAGCAGCTCGTCGGCTACGACGTGTACGGGCGGCCGGTGTACGGCCAGGTGCCCGCGCAGCCCGCCCCCGACCCGGCGCCCCCCTATGAGCAGCATCAGCATCAGCAACAGCAGCAGTACGAGCAGGGCTACGGCTACGACTACCAGGGCTACGGCGGGCAGCAGGCCCCGCAGCCCCAGCAGCCGGCCCCGCAGTACTACCCGCAGCAGCCGCAGCAGCAGTACCCGCAGGCCTCCCAGGCCCCGCAGTACGGGTACGACACCCAGGGCGTCCCGCAGTACGACACCCAGGCCACCCAGCAGTGGATCCCGCAGCAGGCCGCCCCCGAGGCCCCGCCGCAGGCGCCCGTGCGGGCTCCCGCGCCCGAGCCGGAGTTCCGTCCCGCCGCCGCGCAGGTCCCGGAGCCGCGCCGGGCCGAGGGGCCGGGCGCGCAGGAGCAGGGGCAGGGGCCCTCGTACCGCACCGAGCAGTTCGCCTTCATCGACCAGGAGGACGAGGAGTCCGAGGACGTCATCGACTGGCTCGCCTTCACCGAGAGCCGGACCGAGCGCCGCGAGGAGGCCCGCCGGCGCGGGCGCAACCGGGTGGTGGCGCTGATCGTCGTGCTGGCCCTCTTCGTCGTCGCGGGCCTCGGCTACCTCTGGTACGCGGGCAAGCTGCCGTTCCTGGAGGCTCCCGGCAAGGCGTCGACGGGCGCGACCGCCTCGGGTCCGCAGAAGCGCGACATGATCGTCGTACACCTGCACAACACCCGGAAGGGCGGTACCTCCACGGCGCTGCTCGTCGACAACGTGACCACCAAGCAGGGCGCCACCGTCCTGGTGCCGAACACCCTGAACGTCTCCAAGGACGACGGCACCACCGCCCAGCTGGGCAAGGCCGTCGCGGACGGGGGCCTGGGCGTACGGGAATCCCTGGACTCGGTCTTCGGCACCCGCATCGGCGGCACCTGGCGCCTGGACACCCCCTTCCTGGAGACCTTCGTCGACCTGGTCAGCGGCATCGAGGTCGACACCGACGTGGCCGTCCCGGCGGACGACGCGGCGAAGGTGCCCGCCGTCGGCAAGGGCCCGAAGCAGAGCCTCAGCGGGGCGATGGCCGTCGCGTACGCCACCTACCGGG
Protein-coding sequences here:
- a CDS encoding LytR C-terminal domain-containing protein, whose product is MNDRHEPYDPYAGQEQQLVGYDVYGRPVYGQVPAQPAPDPAPPYEQHQHQQQQQYEQGYGYDYQGYGGQQAPQPQQPAPQYYPQQPQQQYPQASQAPQYGYDTQGVPQYDTQATQQWIPQQAAPEAPPQAPVRAPAPEPEFRPAAAQVPEPRRAEGPGAQEQGQGPSYRTEQFAFIDQEDEESEDVIDWLAFTESRTERREEARRRGRNRVVALIVVLALFVVAGLGYLWYAGKLPFLEAPGKASTGATASGPQKRDMIVVHLHNTRKGGTSTALLVDNVTTKQGATVLVPNTLNVSKDDGTTAQLGKAVADGGLGVRESLDSVFGTRIGGTWRLDTPFLETFVDLVSGIEVDTDVAVPADDAAKVPAVGKGPKQSLSGAMAVAYATYRAPGEPEAKQLDRLGKVLLGLLRKVPSDPKSAAMTVETTGQILDPALNAQTLGALLSKLGEHAKVGAYRTDLLGVKPDGGLTDDANKKVVKEVLGGSVTEAPPGALPRVGLKGATGDDKTNTAAKAALLNGGYTLVDGGKADKTVPTSQITYQDDAQRDKAIEVAKTLGLPETAVKKAENAVNADIVVTLGKDYKPS